The DNA window AAGGAGGCTCGCCTGGCGTTCGAGCTGTCGAGGGCTGGGCTGTCGGCGCGGCTCGGCGGCGAGGAGGCCGTGGCTGGTGGCGACGTCGATGACGGGAGGGGCGAGGGCGGCCATGCGGACGGCGTAGGCGCACGAGCGGGCCTGCTCGCCGAGCAAGGGGATGCCCTCCACGCTGTCGTCGGGTGGAGCGATGGCCCGTGAGGCGTAGAGGGGCAGGGCGCCCGGGTAGCGGTCCTGGTTGGGTGGCATGCCGGCGAAGAGCGTTGGGCGGGGGGTCTGCGTCGGGGGGAGGCTGGTTGCGCTGGCGGCGTTCGCGTCGCCAGCTCCCGGAGCGGCGATGCCGGGAGATGCGGCGAGCTTCGGGGCGAGGTCATGGGCCCGCGCGTAGGCTTCGACGAGGTCCTCGGGGGCGAGGCGTGTTCCTCCGGGAGCCGAGGGCTTGCCGCTCATGAGATCGTGCTCGGTGACGTCTTCGAGAGAGACGGGGGTGATGTGCGCGGCGCCGTCGGCCATGATGCCGCCATAGAACCGGAGGGCGATGGTGCGGCGCGCGCCAGCGTCGTAGGCAGAGGCGGCGACGAGCTGGGCGAGCTGTTCGCAGGAGCCGCCGCCGTCGAGCAGCGCGTCGGCCATCCAGCCGCCCGGCTGGCCGTGGTAGCGGAGGTCGGCGAACACGTCGGTGACCGCGTCACGCAGCGTGCCATGGCGCAGGGCTTCGCGCAGGGCGCCCACGCGGTCGTCGTAGCGCTGTTCGGCCTCGGCGAGGTCGAGGGGCTGGCCGAGGGCGTCGGCGTCGATGGCGCTGGCGCGGAGCAGGAACGCGCCGAGGGCCAGGCGTCCCGCGGTCAGCTCGGAGCGCGCCCGGGCCACGAGGTCGGTGCGTGCGCGTCGGGCGCGCTCGAGCCGCGCGAGTCGGGTGGCGTGGGCGCGGGCGAGGGGGGCGATGCCGGCACGGGCGGCGGGGGCGGGAGGTGTGGTCGTCTGCGCTTCGTGGGAGGGGTCCGGGGGCGTGGCGCTGCCCGTGTGGGCCCTGCTGCGCGGCCGCACGCCAGCCAGGCCCAGAGCATGGATCGCGAGCGAGGCGAGGGCGGCGAGGGCCAGAGGGCGGCGCACGGGGTGAGAGTAACGCTGGCGCGGCGAAGGTTCCCGTGAGGCGTGGAAGAAGGGACGAAAGCCTGGATGGGTGCGAGCACCCGGGGTAGGGGGGAGGGCAGGTCATCGCCATGTTCACCAAGCTCGGCCTCCGGAATTTCAAGGCCTGGAGAGGGACCCATGAGGCGCGGCTGCGGCCGATCACGCTCGTGCTGGGGGTGAACTCGGCCGGGAAGACGAGCTTGCTCCAGCCGCTGCTGCTGCTCCAGCAGACGGCGGCTTCGCCGGATCGGCGCTCGGCGCTGGATCTGGGGGGGCAGCCAGGTGCCCGGCTGCACTTCGGGACGATGATCGATGTGCTGTCGGGTCATGACCCGAGCCAGACGCTCGCGTTCGAGCTGGGGTTCGTTCCCACCGTGCAGGCGGGGCGAGGGGTCGATGCCGGAGCAGGCGTTGGCGTCGAAGCAGGGAACGGTGCTGGAGGGGGGGCTGCGGGGGAGGTCGAGCGGGCGGGTCAGGACGAGAGCCTGTTTCGCGCGGCGTACGGTGCGACGGAGGACGGGGGAGCCGTGGTGCTGTGCGCAGGCTTCACGACCAAGGGGAAGACGTACGAGGTGGAGCGCGTCACGGATGAGGCGTACGCGCTGACAGCACCCCCGCTCTCTGGAGGTGCGCCCGCCGTGGTGAGCCCCGACTTCGCGCCGGAGCGGTCGATCGCGTTCTCTCCGGAGGCGCTGGCAGCGCTCGGTGCCGAGGGGGCCGTGGTTCGAGATGCGGCGCTCGCGTTGCGCAACGAGCTTTCGGCGGTCGCCTACCTGGGGCCACTGCGGGAGTTTCCGGCGCGGAGCCATGCGTGGCAGGGGCACGCGCCGGAGCGGCTGGGGAGCAAGGGGGAGTTCGCCGTCCAGGCGCTGCTCGCGGAGGCGCTGCTGATGGGGGCCGAAGGGGGAGCGAGCGCCGAGCAAGCCGTGCGGGGTGAGGGGGAGGTGCTGAGGAGCGCCCTGCTCGAGCAGGTGTCGCGGTGGCTCGTCGTCATGGGAGTAGCCGATGGGCTGGAGCTGGTCCCGCAGGGGGCGTCGGGCTCGTACGCGGTGGTGGTGGTCCGAGGGAAGGAGCGGGCGAACCTCGCGGATGTGGGCTTCGGGGTGTCGCAGGTGCTCCCCATCCTGGTGCTGGCCCACGTGGTGCCGCGCGGGGCGACGATCCTCCTGGAGCAGCCGGAGATTCACCTGCATCCGCTGGCGCAGAGCGCACTCGCGAACCTGCTGGTGGAGGTGTCGCTGTCCCGGGGTGTGCAGTTCCTGGTGGAGACGCACTCGGAGCACCTGTTCCGGAGGCTCCAGTCGTTGCTGGCGGAGGCTGCCATCCAGCCCGACCAGTGCGCGCTGCACGTGGTGACGCATGATGGCGAGGGCGCAGCGCTGCACCCGCTGGAGGTGGACGCTTACGGGCGGGTCACGCGCTGGCCGGCGCGGCTCTTCGGCGACGCGGTGGGAGAGGCGGAGCGGCAGCTCCGGTGGATGGTGCGGCGGAAGCAAGAGGAGCGCGGGCGTGGCTGATCACGTGGTCGACACGAACGTGCTGCTCTGCGCGAGCATGGCCGACGGGGCGTCGCCGTTCGATGGGGCCGATCATGTGGCCGTGGAGGAGCAGCTCGAGGTCCTCGCGTGGCTCACGGCCTTTCACGCCGATCCGGAGAAGCGGCTGGTGATCGACGAGGCGTTCCGGATCTACGACGAGTACCTGCACAAGCTCACGGTGCAGGACTACGGACTCCTGGTGATCCACGAGAAGCTCCAGACCGCCGAGCTGGTGCCGGTCGCGTACGATGGGGATGGGCACGGGATCGTGCCGGAGGCGCTCGGCTCGCTGGATCCCTCGGATCGCAAGCTGGCAGCGGCTGCGATCGCGTCGACGCGAATGCAAGGGGCACCTTGCACGCTGGTGAACGCGACGGATACGGACTGGTACGACGTGGAGGAGCCGCTCGAGGAGACGGGCGTGGTGCTGGAGCAGCTGCTGGACGCCTGGTGCAGGGCGAAGCGCGAAGAGAAGCTGAGGAGGTCGTCGCCATGACGGCGCATGACGAGTTCTTCAAGTTTCCATCCACTCCCCACATTGCGTGGCTCGCTGCTGGGTCGCCGCGTGCGGACAAGGTGCTCGACCTCGATGACGCGAAGGCCATGCTGGATGGCGGAGTGATCGTCGAGGAGAAGGTGGATGGCGCGAACCTCGGGATCTCGGTCGACGGGTCGGGAGGCTTCTGCGTGCAGAACCGGGGGACGATCCTCGGGCCCGGGGCACACCCGCAGTTCCAGCCGCTGTGGGGCTGGCTGGCAGCGCGGGAGGAGCGGCTCCGGGCCGCGCTGGGGACAGGGCTCATCCTGTTCGGGGAGTGGTGCTTCGCGGTGCACTCGATCCGCTACACGAGGCTTCCGGACTGGTTCCTGGGGTTCGATGTGTACGATCGGACGGCGGGGCGGTTCTGGTCGACGCGCCGTCGGGACGCGCTGCTGGAAGCGCTGGGGATCGAGGGCGTGCCCCGGGTGGGAGCTGGGCGGTTCACGATGGAAGGCCTCGTGGCGCTGCTCGGGTCATCCGGGCTGACGGAAGGGCCTCTGGAGGGGGTCTACGTGCGGCAGGAGGACGAGGACTGGCTCCTGGATCGCGCGAAGCTGGTGCGAGGGGAGTTCGTGCAGAGCATCGAGGAGCACTGGCGGACGCGGAAGCTGGAGAAGAACGCGCTGGCGCGGTGAGGGGACACGGCTCCGTTGCTCGTCGCTCGTCGCGTGGCGCCCCGGTCGCAGCTGGGGGGCGACGCGGTGGTCGCAGGCGGGTGAAGGGGCGTCGTGGTGGTGGGCGCGTGTCCCGGTCGGGGCGAGGTGGCGCCGCGGTCAGCGGGGCAGTTCCGCGGTGGTGCGGAAGCCGAAGCCGGAGATCAGGTTCACCAGGCGGTCGGCGAACCCCATCCCTTTCTGCTGGAGCTGGGCGCGGTCGCGGGCGGAGACGCCCACCCGGCGGATCCAGGCGAGTTCCTCTTCGGTCATGGGCCCTCGATCCAGGGCGCGCAGGGCCTCGTCGAGCTGCTCGGCGTTCTTCGCGCCGGCATAGCAGGCGTCGATGTTCGGGTTCGAGAGCACGAAGCGGTAGCAGTCGGAGCCCGTGGGCGGCGGCTCTCCCGCCGGCACGATGGCGCGGTCGAGGAGCTGTCCCCAGGACGTGGCGGTGTAGGCAATGACGCCAGGCCGCGAGGTGGGCAAGTGAGGGAAGACGTCCTGATCGGCACCGGGGTGGGCCGCGTTGTAGCGGATCATGAGGTGATCGACGCGCGCATCACGAGCGAGGATCGGGAACGTGGGCCGGTGGTGGCACGAGACCATGACGCTGCGGGCGCGGCCGAGGCGCACCTGCTCGGCCGCGGCGTCGAGCAGGGCCTCGCCAGGAGGAAGGTTCCACCAGCCGAGGAGCAGGATGTCGGTGTGGTCGAGCGCGAGGGTGCGGAGGGCCTTCTCCAGAGAGCGGCCGATCTTCGAAGGACGCCGTTCGTAGGTCTGGATGACCAGCGCGAGGCGTTCGCGATCGCGTGCGGCGATGCGCTTGATGGCCTCGCCGAAGTCGCTCGTGCGCGTCGAGCCCCAGTACATGAGGTTGACGCCGCGCTCGAACGCGCGCTCGACGTCACGCCCCGAGATCCCGTACCCCGCTGCGAGCCCGAGGGGGCATGCTTGAATGTCGGAGCGGCCCAGGCGAACCGGCGACCAGGAACAAGCCATCGTCTCTCACCTCCCGAAAGCGGGCGTGCCATGGCGGCGGAGCAGGGTCCAGAGGGAGGGCGGACGGCACACCGGGTCTGCCCACGAGCGCGTCTGGTTGCGCGGCGGGATGTAGCGGTTACAGGTGGAGAGACCCATGCGTGGATCCGCTGTCGCTCTCGCTGCCGCGCTTGCCCTGGTGCTACCGGGGTCGTGCTCTTTGCACGGGGTCACGGCCGACGACTCCGCGCCGGCTGGAGCCCTCGCTTCCGGGGCTGGTAAGGAAGCGACGAGCCTGGAAGTCTCGACCTCTCCGTCGAGCGAGGCGGTGGGCGCAGAGGTGCCGAACGTGCGGGAGGGCGTGGCGGCAGGGGGGCCGAACGTGCTCCAGGACGCGCGCCGCATGCTCCACAGCGGGTTCGACCGCGAGACGCGGCCGGCGCGACAGTGGGAGTACATCTCGACCGCCGCCGACGCGACCTGCCGCGCGGAACTCGAGCAGATGGGGGCGAAGTTCAAGTCGCTTCCCGATGTCGCCAAACCCAACCGCAACGGCTGCGGTGTGCCGCATGGCGTGCTCCTCAGCCGGGGACCGACCGGCATCGTCTACAGCCCACCGATCCAGGTGGATTGCTCGCTGGCGCTCCGTCTGCAGAAGGTGGAGCAGATCCTCCAGGAAGAGGCCGCGCAGCACCTCGGCGGTGAACTCGCGCGGGTGATCACGCTCGGCAGCTATGCTTGCCGTCCGGTGGTGGGGCGGCTGGCGGGCAAGAGCGGGGGGATCAGTGAGCACTCCTTCGGAAATGCGGTGGACATTGCGCGCTTCGAGCCCAAGCGGGGGCGTGCCGCGAGCGTGCTGCGCGACTACAAGCCGGGGGAGGCGGCGGAATCGGGGCCGACCCGGTTCCTCCGGGCCGTGACGAAGCGGCTCCGGAGCGAGGGGGCGATCCGGCGTGTGCTCGGACCTGACTTCGATGCGAGCCATCGCGACCACCTCCACCTGGATCAAGGGACGCCGTGGTGGCATTGAGGCGCGCTCCAAAAGGTCGCTTGGCCTTTGCGCTGGTGGTCGGGAGCGCGCTCTCGGGATGCGGGGGAGGGACCTCGCACGAGGGGGCGGCGGGAGGTGACGGGGGCGCATCCGCTCGTGATGTGCGGGTGTTGCTCGATGAGAGCGCCCTCCCTGGCCACGCCGTCGACCTGGCGGTGGATGGCGAGCGGATCCTGGTCGCTGTGGGGCGCGCGGTCGTGTCCCTGGTCGAGGGGCAACCGCCCGAGGTGCTCTGTACGCTGGAGGAGCCCATCCTGCAGCTCGCCGTGGGGAGCACACGCGTCTTTGCGATCACGGGGCGTGGACCCTGGCCCGCGGTGTGTTCGCTCGGTGGTGGGGTGGCGGCTCCGTTGCTGTCCACCGCATCGGCCGATCCCGTGGAGGTGGCGCGCGGGCTGCTCGCCGAAGGCGACACGGTCTACTGGATCACGGTGGGGAGCTTCGGGACCCGTCGCCTCTACCGGTCGGCGGGGGAGGTCCCGGAGGAGATCAGCTCCTTCCATGGTGAGGGGGACCCTGGCGTCATGCACCTCGCGATGGACGCCGCGCGCGTGTACTGGAGCGATGCGGCGACCGGGACCCTGCACCGTGCGTCTCGCGATGGTGGCGACTCGGGCTGGTCACTCGCGCCCGGGATCAACACCACACAGATCGCACTCCAGGGAGCGTCGGTGCTGTGGGCTGCGGGAGGATCGCTGCATCGCACGCCGAAGGAAGGGGGGACGCCCGAGGTGGTGGTGGGACCGCAGATCGATACGGACCGGATCTGGGCGCTCGCTTCCGATGAGGAGTCGCTGTTCTGGGGAGGGATCCATCTCGAAGAGAGCTTCATTCGTCTGTCATCAGGCGGAGCTGGTGCACCTCACGAGGACATCTGGCGTGAGGGAGACTGCTGGGACGGCGCGCTGGAGGTGAGCCAGGGGGTCGTCCACTGGGTCTGCACGCTGGGCAAGGGCGCGGTGTACCGTGCGCGTTGAGCAGGGGTGGTGTGCCAGGAGGCCTTCATGATCGAACGCTCGGAAGCCGCTTTGTTCGAACGGATCGAGGCCTTCTACGACGCGGTGCCCAGAGACAGGGCCCAGGTCGAGTCGTTCGGTCCTCTGACGCTGTTCGTAGCGGACCCGGAAGGGTTGCCCCTTTACGCTCGTCCTGCGCTCCACGCCTTCGGAGCGCCCACGGTGGACGACATCCGCACTGTGAGAGAACGGCAACGCGAACTCGACGTGCCCGAGGCCTTCGAGTGGGTCCAGGAGTCGACGCCTTCACTCGGAGCGATGATCGAAGCGGAGGGGCTCACGATCCTGCACGCTCCGCTGATGGTCCTCGAGCCGGCGCGGCTTCGGGCGTTCGCGCCTTCGGTGAGCACGCCAGTGCGGCTCCTCGATCCCGATCGAGAGACCTTTGCCGAGGATCTGTCCTCGTTCCGCGCGATCGCGCAGGTAAGCTTCGCCGCGTCAGGGATGGCGGTGGGGCTTTCCGGGCCTGCGGAACGTGACGAAGTGCGCGCTCCCGCGCTGGACGTCGAGGTGACGGGCGAGCGAGTCCGCGCGAAGCAGGCCGCCTATGCGCTGGCGGGCGAGGGGCCGGACGGCGCGCTCGCCGGAGGTGCGTTCCAGCGCGCAGGCGATGTCGTGGAGATTGTCGGTGTCGCGACGCTGCCCTCGGCGCGACGCGGAGGGCTCGGGGCTGCGGTGACGGCTGCGCTCGCGCGAGAGGCGCTGGTCAGCGGGGCGGCGCTGGTGATCCTGTCTGCTGGCAGCGATGACGTCGCCCGCGTGTACGCGCGGCTCGGCTTCCGGCGGGTTGGCACGGCGTGCATCGCTGCGCCGGTGGACGCGGACGTCCCCGGATGACTGCGTCGCCGAGCGGGTGGGGTGCTTGACGGTCGCGTGGGTTGCCTCACGCATTGGGGGCGCGCGTTGGTCGCAGCGCACTCAAACGTCAGGAACATCATGCGAAGCACGACATCGGCTGGATTGGCGCTCACCCTGTCGCTCGGCATCTGGAGCTGTGTGATCGACACGGAGGATCCACAGGGACGTTCGACGGAGGTTCCCTCGGCAGGCGCTGGCGCTGCACGGGCGAGTGAGCCACCCGCGAGTGAGCCCAGAGAGTCCTCGTTCACGCTGGAGCACGCGAACCAGCCGCTCGTCGTGGATCGTGAGGGCCGCCCGCTCGAGGCGGAGGAAGCGAGCGTGACGAATCCAGCGCCATCCCCCGACGCCCTGGTCGGTCCTGGTATCCCGATCAAGAGCTGTCCGGCAAAGACGGGGAAGTTCGCCGTGCTCACGTTCGACGATGGTCCGAGTCCCTTCACAGACGAGCTGCTCGGTCATCTCCACGCCAAGGGGGCGCCGGCTGCGTTCTTCCTCAAGGGAAAGAAGCTGGCCGACGACTTCACCGGCCACGCCGAGCACCGCGCCCGGGTGCAGCGGATCGCCGCGGCCGGCCACGAGATCTGCAACCACACTTTCACGCACGACGGGCTGGTGTATCCGGGGAAGGGGGAGGCGGCGATCCGGGCGGACATGCTCGATGCCGAGGATCTCATCGCCGACGTCACGGGTCGTCGTACGCGGTGCATGCGCCCTCCCTACGGTGACCACAACCCGCAGGTGCTCGGGATTCTCGCCTCCCTGGACTACCGCGTGATCATGTGGAGCCTGAACACCGACGACTGGCGGTACGGGAGCATCGAGTATCCCGCGGACATCAGTCCTACCAAGATCCTGGAGCTGGTGGACAAGACGCTGCGTCAGAGCACGGAGCCGCTGATCCACATCCAGCATGACGCCGAGGACTCGGAGCCGTCGGTCGCCACCGTGCCTCAGGTGATCGACGCCATCCGCGCCCAGGGCTGGACCCTCATCTCGCTCTCGGAGTGCCTGGGCGAGCCCATCGACGTCCCGGCGCAATAGATCCGCGCTCGCTCGGAACACGGGGAGCGTTGCCCGCCGTCGAAGCCTGAACGGTTGCGAAAGCGTGCTCCTCCCCGTGCTCCTCGACGGGTCTGGCGACGTGACGGCCCGCCACATGGGCGCGTAGGCACGTCATCGCACTCTTGTGTTATTTGCAATTGTGATGCATTTGAATTTCTCATGCATCCGCCGACGAAGCTTCCTGTGACCGTCCTTTCTGGCTTTCTGGGGGCCGGCAAGACGACCCTTCTCAACCACGTTCTGGAAAACCGTGATGGCCTGCGGGTCGCGGTGATCGTCAACGACATGAGCGAGGTGAACGTCGACGCCCGCCTCGTGGAAGGCGGGGGCGCGGCGCTGCGTCGTGTCGACGAGAAGCTAGTGGAGATGCAGAACGGTTGCATATGCTGCACCCTCCGGGAGGATCTGCTCGTCGAGGTGGGGAGGCTCGCGAAGGAGGGTCGTTTCGACTACCTCCTCATCGAGTCGACGGGTGTTTCCGAGCCTCTCCCCGTGGCCGAGACGTTCACCTTCGAAGACGAAAGTGGGATGCGGCTGTCGGACGTGGCGCGCCTCGACACGATGGTGACGGTGGTCGACGCGAAGGCCTTTCTCGCCGACTGGCAGAGCGCAGATGACCTGCGCGCGCGCAAGATCGCGCTTGGAGAGGGAGATGAGCGGACGGTGGCCGATCTCCTCGTGGAGCAGGTGGAGTTCGCCGACGTGCTGGTGCTCTCCAAGCTGGATCTGGTGACCGAGGAGGAGGGGGCGCTGCTGGAAGACCTGTTGCGGCACCTGAATCCAGGGGCGCGCGTCGTCCGCGCCGATCGGGGACGTGTGCCGCTACCGAGCGTGCTCGGGACGGGGCTTTTCGATTTCGAGAGGGCATCGCGCGCGCCCGGCTGGCTCAGGGAGCTGCGCGGTGAGCACATGCCGGAGACGGAGGCGCTCGGGATCTCGAGCGTCGTCTACCGGGCGCGTCGACCGTTTCATCCGCTGCGCCTCTGGCAGGTGCTGCAAGACGACGCGGGCTGGGATGGCGTGCTGCGCTCCAAGGGCTTTCTCTGGCTGGCGTCACGGATGGACGTGATGGGTCTGTGGTCTCAGGCCGGGAGCTCGGCGAGCTGCCAGCCGGCGGGGCTGTGGTACGCGGGGTTGCCCGAGAAGGAGCGTCCGTCGGACCCGGAGACGAGGGCGATGATCGCGCAGGCCTGGCAGGAGCCCTGGGGGGATCGTCGGCAGGAGCTGGTCTTCATCGGGGTGGGGATCGATGAGCGCACCCTGAGGGAGAGGCTGGATGGGGCGCTGCTCACGGACGCCGAGAGCGTTCTGGGGCCAGCCGTCTGGGCGACCTACGAAGACCCGTTCTTCGGTGAGGCGAGCCAGGACGAGGTGACGGCGTGAGCCCTGCGCTCGAGTGGCTCGTCATCGGTGGAGGCGTCCACGGGACCCACCTGTCACGGGTCCTCTCCAGCGTCACGGGGATGGGGACCGTGCGCGTTCGTGTCCTGGATCCGCAGGAGCATGCGCTCGCGACGTTCTGGCGGGTGGTGCGGACCGGATCGGGGTGAGGCTCGATCGCGTCACGACCGCGATGTGCCCTCGTCTGCACGTCGACCGGGTGACGGCGCGCATCGTGGTGACGTACGTCGGAGCAGGGACCGAGTACGTGCCCAGCGAGCATGTGGATCGGCGGTGGCTGGGACATGCCGCCTGCGGCGCCCCAGACGCCGAGTCAGGGCTCCTCTTGCCTGGAGCGAGCGTGCGGTGCTGCGCTGCGGGCGACGTGATCCTCCTCAAAGGCGAGGCGTGGCCCGGTCACGAGGGGCGCGGCGCCGTGCATCGGTCCCCGGACTGTTCCGCCCGAAGTCCGCGGCTCGTGATGACGCTGGACCCGTTGTTCGGTGGAGCGCTGGTGGGCCATGGCGGTCGGTGATGCGCAGTCGGATTGTAGAGATGCAGGTAGGGGCGCGGCGAAGACGAGTCGGAGCAGTGAATCTCGCTCACGAAAAGCTGCCGGTGCCGGTGGTGGGGACTTCGATGGTGACAATGTCGACACAATCGACAGCGTGAATCGTCACATTCGGACACATGGGACAACACGTCTGAATCGAATCCGTCACATGGCCGCCATACAGGCCGCCTAGGTTCGAGCGTGTCGGAAGGCGGATCAACGCCTCGGCCACCTCGATGCCCAATTTTCCTCGGTCCTGGCGAGCGTCGCTCGTGGGCGCGCTGTCCTGCGTCCTCTGGTGCTGCATCGCTTCTGCTCAGCAAGCACCTGTGACCCGCGCAGGAGCCCGTGAAGGGACCACTGTCGCTGCCGTGGGGCCTCGACCGCTGCCCTCCGCGCCATCCCGCGCGACGGATGTGACTCCCCCATCACCCCCTGCGCCGGCCCCGGACTCTCCTGGCGCGCTGTCGGCCGTGGGCAGGTCGGTGAAGCAGTGGTTCGAGAAGATCCAGCTCCGTGGCTATACCCAGCTCCGTTACAACCAGCTGGGCGCGACGAACGGGGATCTCAAGAACATCCAGGGAGATCGGTCCATCGGGAGCGATGGTGGGTTCTTCATCCGCCGTGCGCGCCTCATCCTTCAGGGGGACGTCCACGAGCGTGTCTTCATCTATCTCCAGCCCGATTTCGCGTCGACGGTTTCCGACCAGCTCCACGCGCCGACCCTGAGGGACTGGTATGCGGACATCGCGCTCGACGAAGAGAAGGCATTCCGCTTTCGCGTCGGGCAATCCAAGGTGCCCTACGGCTTCGAGAACATGCAGTCGAGCTCCAACCGGGCGCCATTCGACCGCGCGGACGCGACGAACAGCACTTTCAAGGATGAGCGCGAGCTGGGCGTGTTCTTTTACTATGCGCCTCCGACGATCCGGAAGCTCTACAGCGAGCTGGCGAATGCGGAGATGAAGGGATCTGGCGACTACGGGGTGGTGGCGCTCGGCGTTTTCAATGGACAGGGCGCGAACAAGCTCGAGAAGAATGCGACTCCCCACGTGATTGCTCGGGCGACCTATCCCTTCACGCTCGGCAGTCAGCTCCTCGAGATCGGTGCCGCGGGCTATTACGGTAAGTATGAGGTGGGCACCAGCGACGGCGTGGTCGTCGACGATGGCATCCGCGACGTCCGAGCCATCGGCTCTTTCGTGCTGTATCCACGGCCCATCGGCTTGCAGCTCGAATACAACATCGGCCGGGGCCCTGAACTTTCGGAGGGCCGGATCAGGGAGAGGCCACTCCACGGCGGCTATGCATTGCTCTCGGCGCGTCTCGGTGACTTCACACCCTATGCGAGGCTCTCCCTTTACCGCGGCGCTCGCAAGTTCGAGACCGATGCGCCTCGCTACAAGGTGAACGAGGCCGAGCTGGGGCTCGAGTGGCGTGCCCTCAAGGCGCTCGAGCTGACGGCTGCGTACACCTTCGCGGAGCGGACGTTCCCGTCTCCACCCTACCAGCAAGAGAGTGGGCGCCTGGTGCGCCTGCAGCTCCAGTTCAACTACTGAAGACCGACCGAGCCCGTAAGGATTCTCCGGGGGGTCGAAACACCCTCCGTCGCCTGAGGACACACAAACGGGGCCCGGATCCGGATGCCCATCGAGCCGTCGCCGGACACACCTGCGGTGAGCGCCTGATGGACGGGCCGCACCCGCAAGATAGGCACCTTCCGTGTGCTTGACGGCGCTGCGCTCGGCTTCACGTAACGCCTACTGTGAAAGCCACGTCCTACGATCCGAACCGCCGTGTCCCGTCCCATGCCCTCGGGTGGCGTGGGGCGACCCTGCTGGTCACAACGCTCTTCGCCGGCGCGGTGAGTGGCTGTTCCCTGGACCAGGCGAACGCCGAGGGGCAGATCCCTGCGGCGCATCAAGAGTCCGGTGCCGCTGGGCCGTCGCCGTTCGTTCCTGTCAGCGCAGCGCCCGAGAAGAACAAGGCCCCGGAGACGGCGGATGCGCTCCCCTCAGGGACAGGGGTGCGCATCAAGACGTGCCCCGCGCGAGGCGGCAAGGTCGTGGTCTTGTCATTCGATGACGGTCCGAGCCCCTACACGGACAGCCTCCTTGCCATCCTCAAAGAGAAGAAGGCTCCGGCTGCGTTCTTCCTCAAGGCGAAGAAGCTCGCCAAGGATTTCCCCAAATACGATGAATATCGGGCCCGCGTGAAGCGTATCGCCGAGGCCGGTCACGCGGTCTGCAGCCATACGTTCTCGCACAGTGGGCTGGTCGGCCCTCATGTGACCGAAGCATCGGTGCGCGAAGACATCACCAAAGCCGAGGACCTCATCGCCGACATCACCGGTCGTCGACCCAAGTGCCTGCGTCCACCCTTCGGGGACACCGACGAGCGTTCGCTCAAGATCCTGAAGGAGCTCGATTACCAGGTGATCTTGTGGAACCTGAACACGGACGACTGGAGGTATGGGAGCAGCGATCGGGAGAAGGACTTCGACCCGCCGAAGATCCTGGACATGGTTCGAAAGACCCTCGACAAGAGTGAAGGGCCCTTCATCCACATCCAGCATGACTCGGAGGAGTCAGAGGCGTCGGTGAAGATGGTGCCGCAGGTGATCGACCTTCTGCGATCGCGGGGCTACACGACGATCACCCTTCAGGAATGTCTGGGCAGACCCATCGACATCCCGAAGCTGTGAAGGTGAGGCGCTCGGTGGCCATGGCGGTGGCCGCAGCGAACATGGGTCTCGGCGTCGACGAGGCGCGGGGCAACGATGGCCAGGGCAAACCCGGCGCTTCCGATGGAGGGCGCCGTCCGGGCAGGGACAGCCATGCTGGGTGGGGTACGAGGAGAGAGCGCATTGCCTCCCGCTCGTTGCCGCTCATCCGGCTGAGGACCACGCGCAGATCTCTTCGTCCGCGATTCAGCCGATCTTGCGCGGTGCTCTCCTTGAGCCCCAACCGACGTGCAGCCGCAGCCACAGGA is part of the Chondromyces crocatus genome and encodes:
- a CDS encoding polysaccharide deacetylase family protein; this encodes MSGCSLDQANAEGQIPAAHQESGAAGPSPFVPVSAAPEKNKAPETADALPSGTGVRIKTCPARGGKVVVLSFDDGPSPYTDSLLAILKEKKAPAAFFLKAKKLAKDFPKYDEYRARVKRIAEAGHAVCSHTFSHSGLVGPHVTEASVREDITKAEDLIADITGRRPKCLRPPFGDTDERSLKILKELDYQVILWNLNTDDWRYGSSDREKDFDPPKILDMVRKTLDKSEGPFIHIQHDSEESEASVKMVPQVIDLLRSRGYTTITLQECLGRPIDIPKL
- the zigA gene encoding zinc metallochaperone GTPase ZigA, translating into MHPPTKLPVTVLSGFLGAGKTTLLNHVLENRDGLRVAVIVNDMSEVNVDARLVEGGGAALRRVDEKLVEMQNGCICCTLREDLLVEVGRLAKEGRFDYLLIESTGVSEPLPVAETFTFEDESGMRLSDVARLDTMVTVVDAKAFLADWQSADDLRARKIALGEGDERTVADLLVEQVEFADVLVLSKLDLVTEEEGALLEDLLRHLNPGARVVRADRGRVPLPSVLGTGLFDFERASRAPGWLRELRGEHMPETEALGISSVVYRARRPFHPLRLWQVLQDDAGWDGVLRSKGFLWLASRMDVMGLWSQAGSSASCQPAGLWYAGLPEKERPSDPETRAMIAQAWQEPWGDRRQELVFIGVGIDERTLRERLDGALLTDAESVLGPAVWATYEDPFFGEASQDEVTA
- a CDS encoding DUF1826 domain-containing protein; protein product: MRLDRVTTAMCPRLHVDRVTARIVVTYVGAGTEYVPSEHVDRRWLGHAACGAPDAESGLLLPGASVRCCAAGDVILLKGEAWPGHEGRGAVHRSPDCSARSPRLVMTLDPLFGGALVGHGGR
- a CDS encoding porin, with amino-acid sequence MKQWFEKIQLRGYTQLRYNQLGATNGDLKNIQGDRSIGSDGGFFIRRARLILQGDVHERVFIYLQPDFASTVSDQLHAPTLRDWYADIALDEEKAFRFRVGQSKVPYGFENMQSSSNRAPFDRADATNSTFKDERELGVFFYYAPPTIRKLYSELANAEMKGSGDYGVVALGVFNGQGANKLEKNATPHVIARATYPFTLGSQLLEIGAAGYYGKYEVGTSDGVVVDDGIRDVRAIGSFVLYPRPIGLQLEYNIGRGPELSEGRIRERPLHGGYALLSARLGDFTPYARLSLYRGARKFETDAPRYKVNEAELGLEWRALKALELTAAYTFAERTFPSPPYQQESGRLVRLQLQFNY